One segment of Candidatus Woesearchaeota archaeon DNA contains the following:
- a CDS encoding peptidylprolyl isomerase, whose amino-acid sequence MTQAILTTNLGTIKIKIYTDSMPITTKNFIDLAKRGFYDNTKFHRVIPKFMIQGGDPQSKNNAKRQQWGTGGPGYKISDEFTDNNKNFKGSIAMANSGPNTGGSQFFINVAGNHFLDNAHPVFGEVIDGLNIVIDISKTKRDHNDQPDEDVVLEKVTIEE is encoded by the coding sequence ATGACACAAGCAATACTAACCACAAACCTTGGAACAATAAAAATAAAGATTTATACAGACTCAATGCCAATCACAACAAAAAACTTCATCGACTTAGCCAAAAGAGGTTTTTACGACAATACTAAATTTCACAGAGTCATTCCTAAATTTATGATTCAAGGCGGAGATCCTCAAAGTAAAAATAATGCTAAACGACAACAATGGGGAACTGGCGGACCTGGATATAAAATTTCTGATGAATTCACAGATAATAATAAAAATTTTAAAGGATCTATTGCAATGGCAAATTCAGGACCAAATACAGGTGGAAGTCAATTTTTTATCAATGTCGCAGGCAACCATTTCCTAGATAACGCACATCCAGTATTTGGAGAAGTAATTGATGGATTAAACATAGTCATTGATATTTCTAAAACAAAACGAGATCATAATGATCAACCTGATGAAGATGTGGTTTTAGAAAAAGTCACAATAGAAGAATAA
- a CDS encoding Fic family protein, which produces MKPFARVVPYNIENLLYFIMNSNNIEDIPHDVESVTFINHYRAFDYLKGSEGNFSILELHRILMEDQLSNPGTYRKVKVRVADHVAPDPRNIPSLMRELETRFDEDPWFVHNQFLWIHPFVDGNGRTARLLLNNLHRLSYSDQMIIVDSNKRDLYYQMLEDFDRTK; this is translated from the coding sequence ATGAAACCTTTTGCAAGAGTTGTTCCTTATAATATTGAAAATCTTCTTTATTTTATTATGAACTCTAATAACATTGAAGATATTCCTCATGATGTTGAAAGTGTCACTTTCATTAATCATTATAGAGCATTTGATTATCTAAAAGGATCTGAGGGTAATTTTTCAATTTTAGAACTTCACAGAATTCTTATGGAAGATCAGCTTTCTAATCCAGGAACTTATCGTAAAGTTAAAGTAAGAGTTGCTGATCATGTTGCACCTGATCCAAGAAATATTCCTTCTCTTATGCGAGAGCTAGAAACAAGGTTTGACGAAGATCCTTGGTTTGTTCATAATCAATTTCTTTGGATTCATCCCTTTGTAGATGGTAATGGGCGTACTGCACGTCTTCTTCTTAATAATTTACACAGATTAAGTTATTCCGATCAAATGATTATTGTTGATTCAAATAAAAGAGATTTGTATTACCAGATGCTTGAGGATTTTGATAGAACTAAATAA
- a CDS encoding BtpA/SgcQ family protein: MNFKEFIQGKKLIVGMIHVRALAGTPKNSLSSQEIIFKAVEEAKIYQKHGLNVVAIENMHDLPYTKNIGPEIIALMSIIGKEIKKLGLYCGIQILAAANKEALAVAKAAGLDFVRVEGFVYAHIGDEGYIESCAGDLLRYKKQIGAEDVLIFTDIKKKHSAHALTSDVDIVETAHTAEFFLSDGVIITGSCTGKEASLEEIQKVKEQVNVPLIIGSGITAENVHKFMSADIFIVGSYFKKNGLWSNEIEEDRIESLMTEFEKKKII; the protein is encoded by the coding sequence ATGAATTTTAAAGAATTTATTCAAGGGAAAAAATTAATTGTAGGTATGATTCATGTGAGGGCACTTGCTGGAACGCCTAAAAATAGTTTGTCTTCACAAGAAATTATTTTTAAAGCAGTTGAAGAAGCAAAAATTTATCAAAAACATGGACTAAATGTTGTCGCAATAGAAAATATGCATGATTTGCCATACACAAAAAATATTGGTCCGGAAATAATTGCTTTAATGAGCATTATTGGTAAAGAAATAAAAAAATTAGGATTATATTGTGGAATTCAAATCTTAGCTGCGGCCAATAAAGAAGCATTAGCAGTAGCGAAAGCTGCAGGACTTGACTTTGTTCGTGTAGAAGGATTTGTTTATGCGCATATTGGCGATGAAGGATACATAGAATCTTGTGCGGGTGATTTATTAAGATACAAAAAACAAATTGGTGCGGAAGATGTGTTAATTTTTACAGACATTAAAAAGAAACATTCCGCGCATGCTTTAACGTCCGATGTTGATATTGTGGAAACTGCGCATACTGCTGAATTTTTCTTGTCAGATGGAGTAATAATTACTGGTAGTTGTACTGGTAAAGAAGCTTCTCTTGAAGAGATACAAAAAGTCAAAGAACAAGTTAATGTTCCGTTAATAATTGGTTCAGGAATAACTGCTGAGAATGTTCATAAATTCATGAGTGCAGACATTTTTATTGTGGGATCTTACTTTAAGAAAAATGGTTTATGGTCAAATGAAATTGAGGAAGATAGAATTGAATCTTTGATGACAGAATTTGAAAAGAAAAAAATAATTTAA